The Nocardia sp. NBC_00508 nucleotide sequence CGTGCCGCTCGCGCACGGTGGGCGGGCGCCGGGCCAGCAGAGCGGCGACCTCGTAGGGTCCGACCAATTGCTCGCCGTGTCGCTCCCAGACTCCGTCGGCCGCGAAAAGGTCGGCGACCTGGGCGAACTCGCGATGGTCCAGGTGGTGGGCGAACGCGATGACCAAGCGCCGGCAGGCGGCTTCCGCCTCGTCGGAGAGCGGTGTCGCGGTCATGCCGGGCCGTTCAGCCGATGGGCGGCGCCGGTCGCGTGGCGGACGAGTTCGGCACCGTAGTCGTTGCCGTTGGGCGTCCGCACGATGGTGTGCACGTGGAACCTCTCCGGCTCCGAATTGGCGAGGAACACTCCGGCATGGTGATCGAACTCGATCAGGACAACCGGGCTCTGTATCCGGTAGTAGAAGGGGTCCGCGTCGGTGGTGCCACCGATCCAGCAGAACCAGGTCCGGTCCAGATGCCGACGTACGTCGTCGAGCCGGACGGACCGGGGACCGGCGGGTAGGTAGTCCAGGAACGCATCGGCAAGGGCGAGGAGCTGCGCTCGCAGAGCGGCGGGACGGCCCGCCATGTTCAACCCCTCGCAGCCGATGATCCGGTTGTCTTGGAACGCGCCGCCCAGGTGCAGTTCGTCTCCAGGATGCAGGCGGCCGGGTGGTAGGCCGGGATCGCGCTTACGTCGGAACAAGACGGCCTCGTCGGCCAGTTCGGGTGGCATCGACCTGATCAGGTTCAGCCCCGCTTGCTGTTGTGCGGTGAACAGAACGGTGCCGGCGTACGGTCCCTGGTCGATGCAATTGGGTTCCGCGCCGAAGAACACCGGTGTGAACACGAGCTGATCACCGATCAACAGGCAGTTGAGGCAGAGGTGGTGTCCGTAGAGGTTCCATCCCCAGGGCCGGTCGCGGGACGGAACGCCGAACAGATTGATGTTGTAGCTGTGCTCGTTGAGGATCTTCGGTAGCCCGACCAACTCGCCCAGGAACCCGTTGACCCGCATGACGTCGCGAACCTTCGCGTAGCCCTCCGGGCTCAGGCATGTTTGCACCAGCCGCAGGGCCCGGCGGCGAACGCGGGCGTCGGTCTCCTCGAGCCGCAGCCCGAAACGGTTCACATAGAACTCCGGGTTCATCCAGGCACGCCACACTCGGCTGTCCAAAGGGTGGCCGAGAGCGGTGCGCTGCCGCGGGGTCAGCTCGGCAAGCAACTGCTCGGCCGCGGTGACCGCCGATGCGGTCGGGGCGTTCTCCTGACAGCCGAGCGGGAACAGTCCGGCGATCACGGCGCCGTCGTCGGTGATCCCGCGGAAGTCCTCGGTCTCGAAACGCTTGCCCCAGTCGGACAGCAACTCGGCGACGATCGGGTTCCGCCTCGCCTCATCGACGTAGCTGTAGGAATCGCACCGATCGAGCCCCGCCAGTCGCGGATGCCCGGGCGGGAACAAGTGCTCACGGAAACCGTCGTTCATCGCTCCTCCGATCTCGGGCCGGTCACTGCGCGCCATCCGACCACAAGCCGCAGCTTCGTCGGCCGAATTCGCTGGACGTCTGCCCTGTCGCTGCGCCTGCGCGCGATCGCGCGCTAGAGAACAGTTTGCCATGCGGTCCGTAATATGGTCTAGTAGTCCGTATTACGGAACAGACTTTGGAAGGAGACAGGCACATGAAGGGTGACGGTGCCGAGCGTCCGATTCCGTTCCTGCACGGCGTGCGGGTGCTCGATGTGACCGGCGCGCTCGCGGGTCCGTACTGCACGATGGTTCTGTCCGACCTCGGCGCCGAGGTGATCAAGGTCGAGCCGGTGACGGGCGACGGCATGCGCCGCCGCCGGATGGGCGCCGAGCCACGCCCGGTGCCGTTCGATCTGGTGCACCGCGACAAAGCCAGCATTGCCGTGGATCTGAAGACTGCCGCCGGCCGCGAGATCTTGCACGGCCTGGCCCGGCGCTCCGACGTTTTCGTGGAGAATTTCCGAGTCGGCGCACTAGAGGGGCTCGGCTTGGGCTACGAGGACCTCCGTGCCGACAATCCGGATCTGGTGTACTGCTCGATCTCCGGGTTCGGCCAGTTCGGCCCCAAACGGGACATGAAGGGCGTCGATCTCATCGCCCAGGCCTACGGCGGGCTGTTGAGCGTCACCGGGACCACCGACGGGCAACTGGCCAAGGCGGGGTTCCCCGTGGCCGACATCGGGACCGGCATGTGGGGTGTGATCGGCGTACTGGCCGCGCTGCTACGGGCCCGCGCCGGAGGCGGTGGCTGTCACATCGACGTGGCGCTCGCGGACACAGTTGCCGCATGGTCACTGTGGGAGGTCGCCGACTACGTCAGCAGTGGGCAGACACCCGGACCACTCGGCACCGCACACCGGCTTGCCGCCCCCTACCAGGCGTTCGATTGCTCGGACGGCGAGTCGCTCGTCGTCGGCGGGATCGACCGGGCATGGCCTGCGCTGTGCCGCACACTCGGCATCGACCTGAGCGACGATGAGCGATTCCAGACCGAATACGACCGGTTCCTGCATCGTGATGCGCTGGCGGAGATCCTCCAGGCTCGCCTTGCTGCTCACCCCCGGGATCACTGGGTCGCCGCATTGCATGCCGTCGGCGTGCCCTGCGGCCCGGTCAACACAATCGACGCAGTCCTGGCCGATCCCCACTACCTCGAGCGCGGGACACTCGTTCACGATCCCGAGCGCCACGGGCAGCCGACGATTGTCAATACTCCGATCGTTGCCTCCGGAGCGCCACGCGCCCGCGATCGGTCACCTGCCCTCGGCGAGCACACCGCGCGTTTGCTGGCCGAACTGGGCTACGAGCCCGCGCAGGTGGCACAACTGGCTGCCGACAAGGTCGTCACGCTTGGCGGCGACACCGCACCACCGCAAAGAGACCCGATGACTTCATCCGGCCGCGTCGCGGGATAGAAAGGGGAACGGTATGCGCGACAATGACCCGGCCAACCACATTGGTTTGGCACGAGCAACCGTCCGCGGCGAGCGCGTCATGGTCTTCCGCCGATCCGGCGCTGCCAGTGCGTTCCTGGCCATGGTGGACGACCAGACCTACGCCGACCTGCCGGAACTGCTCGAGGCCGTCGGCGGCAACCCTGACCGCATCCGGCGCGGGCCATCGGTCACCGTGCCCGACGACGACCTGCTCAGCCCGGTCGGCAACCCACGAAAGATCATCTGCGTCGGGCAGAACTATCTCGCCCATATCACCGAAACCGGCCGCGACCAACGCCCGGCGTATCCGGATCTGTTCGCAAAATGGGCAACCGCGCTGTGTGCGCCCTACGCCGACATCCCGCTGCCACCCGAATCCGACCAGGTCGACTACGAAAGCGAACTCGCCATCGTGATCGGCAAGCGCTGCCGCAGGATCCCCGAAGCACAGGCCGCCACGGTCGTCTTCGGCTACACCGCAGCCAATGACGGCTCGGTGCGCGACTTCCAGTTCCACACCGCACAGCGCACGGCGGGCAAGGCATGGGACGCTCTCACCCCGCTGGGACCCGTGGTCGTACCGGCAGCCCACCTCGGCGGCGCCCGACCCGATCTGCGCCTGACCGGACGACTCAACGGCGAGAGGGTGCAGGACGACCGCACCACGAACCTCCTGTTCGGGATTCCGCAATTGGTCGCCTACATCACCACTTTCATGACCCTCGAACCCGGCGACGTGATCCTCACCGGGACCCCGGCAGGAGTCGGCCTGGCGCAAACCCCGCCCCGCTATCTCACCGACGGCGACGAGTTCGAAGTGCGCATCGAGGGCATCGGCGCCATTCGCAACCGCTGCGTCCGAGAGCACACCCGATGAGCCGCACCGCCCCCACCGGCACAATTACCGCCGAAATCCGCGACGGCGTCGGCTGGATCGAGCTGAGTAATCCGCTGCGGCGCAACGCCATCTCCACCCAGATGATGACCGACCTGGCCGAGGCCCTGTATACACTCGACGACAACCCGACCGCCACCGTGATCGTGATACGCGGTGCGGGAACCTCCGCATTCGCCGCGGGAGCGGACATCTCGGAGTTCGAATCCCAGCAGACCACCACAGAAGCACGCGACCGCGCCGACAGCGCGACCGCAGCCATGTTCGACGCGCTCTCGACCGTGTCCACGCCGACGATCGCCATGATCCACGGCTACTGCATCGGCGCAGGCGTGGCCATCGCCCTCGGCACCGATATCCGCATCGCCGCAACCGGCAGTTGCTTCGCAATCCCAGCCGCCCGCTTGGGAATCGGCTACCCACTGCCGCAGGTCCGAGCCCTCCTCAACGCGGCGGGACCAGGCATCGCCGCCGAAATCCTGTTCACCGGACGCCGATACGACGCACTCACCGCGCTACGAACCGGCCTCGTCAACCACGTCGTGGGGCCTGCCGAACTCGAATCCACGGTGGCCGAACTAGCCCGGACAATCGCCACGAACGCTCCGCTATCAGTACGCGCGGCCAAGGCCGCGCTCAAATCTGTCCTGGACGCGGAGAACTCCGCGGCACGAACCGCAGCCCAGGCACTGATCGCTGCCTGCAACGATTCCACGGACGCCCTGGAGGGACAACGCGCATTCCTGGAGAAACGACCACCACGGTTCGCCGGAGGCTGACTCGGCGACGCATCAGCTGAGCCATTGTGTTGCGTCGCCGCGAGCCATCGTCCGCAAGGAGACTTCACCACCTGGGATTCGACATGGATACCTCGGATCATCGGGAACCGGTGGCGGCAAGAGCTGGATACGCGACACCGACGGCGGGCGCGACACCGACGGCGGGCGCCGTGATGTCACGCGCGGGGACGGTGATGCCGGAAAGGGGGAAGGACCGAGAGATACGGCTGGGGAGCTGCTCGATGTGGCGACGAAAGTACCTGAGTCACAACAGATCCGGTGCCACCGAGGGCAGGTGTCAGGGCAGAGCTACGCAGCTGCTGCCGAGGTTCGATCCAGTGCCCACGTTGACCTTGACCGACGCACCCTCGCGGTACTGATTGTGTCCGGCTCCCAAGTAGTGCTCGCCGGTTGCGTTCGGGGTCCATTCGACCGTGAACTGGCCGGGTTTGCCGGCCACCTCCCTGACCGGGCCGAACGTACCGGTTGCGACGTGATCCCACGTGCCGTTGCGGTACACCTGATCCTCGACCCACACGACCTTGTCGCCAGGGTCCCCGGTAATGGTGACGGTGTAGGTGCAGCCGGTGCCGTAGGAGTTGGCACCGAGGCTCAGCCCTGGCGTCGGAGTGACCGCGGTGATGTAGGCCGACGCGGCTGGTGCGGTGATGACCGCCGCCGCGGTAGCGGTCGTGACGACAGTGAGTACCCCTCGAATACCGAGCATCATGATCAGCCCTTTCGGAACAACGTTGGACGCCGGGCGAATGGGAGCACGGTGGTGCCGAGCCCGCCGTAATCGTCACGCTACCAAGCGGTTTGCGCCAGGTCGACCACTCATCCTGTTCGATTCGACGAGAAGCGGCGGCTTGCGCGGGTATGTTGCCCCTCTGGTGTTCAGCGCAGGGCAGGGATCACTTCCCGTTCGAAGAGTTCGATGCCGGAGGTGTCGTAGGCGGCTTCGGGGAAGTTGAGGATGGCGTAGCCGAGGCCGAGGTCGCGGACTCGGGTGAGGTTTTCGATGATCTGCTCGGGCGTGCCGACGGCGGCGGTGCCGCGGTAGAGGTCGTCGATGTGGGTCTTGGCCTGGTCGGCGCCGATGAAGGGGGTCAGGCGGGCGG carries:
- a CDS encoding nuclear transport factor 2 family protein, whose product is MTATPLSDEAEAACRRLVIAFAHHLDHREFAQVADLFAADGVWERHGEQLVGPYEVAALLARRPPTVRERHVMTTIHITAVSPVECAGTSYAMIFRTEAEPDAPPPVVPGPSSLAEFHDRFQLTAYGWRLAHRRSELVFTCR
- a CDS encoding DUF3500 domain-containing protein → MNDGFREHLFPPGHPRLAGLDRCDSYSYVDEARRNPIVAELLSDWGKRFETEDFRGITDDGAVIAGLFPLGCQENAPTASAVTAAEQLLAELTPRQRTALGHPLDSRVWRAWMNPEFYVNRFGLRLEETDARVRRRALRLVQTCLSPEGYAKVRDVMRVNGFLGELVGLPKILNEHSYNINLFGVPSRDRPWGWNLYGHHLCLNCLLIGDQLVFTPVFFGAEPNCIDQGPYAGTVLFTAQQQAGLNLIRSMPPELADEAVLFRRKRDPGLPPGRLHPGDELHLGGAFQDNRIIGCEGLNMAGRPAALRAQLLALADAFLDYLPAGPRSVRLDDVRRHLDRTWFCWIGGTTDADPFYYRIQSPVVLIEFDHHAGVFLANSEPERFHVHTIVRTPNGNDYGAELVRHATGAAHRLNGPA
- a CDS encoding CaiB/BaiF CoA transferase family protein, whose product is MKGDGAERPIPFLHGVRVLDVTGALAGPYCTMVLSDLGAEVIKVEPVTGDGMRRRRMGAEPRPVPFDLVHRDKASIAVDLKTAAGREILHGLARRSDVFVENFRVGALEGLGLGYEDLRADNPDLVYCSISGFGQFGPKRDMKGVDLIAQAYGGLLSVTGTTDGQLAKAGFPVADIGTGMWGVIGVLAALLRARAGGGGCHIDVALADTVAAWSLWEVADYVSSGQTPGPLGTAHRLAAPYQAFDCSDGESLVVGGIDRAWPALCRTLGIDLSDDERFQTEYDRFLHRDALAEILQARLAAHPRDHWVAALHAVGVPCGPVNTIDAVLADPHYLERGTLVHDPERHGQPTIVNTPIVASGAPRARDRSPALGEHTARLLAELGYEPAQVAQLAADKVVTLGGDTAPPQRDPMTSSGRVAG
- a CDS encoding fumarylacetoacetate hydrolase family protein; its protein translation is MRDNDPANHIGLARATVRGERVMVFRRSGAASAFLAMVDDQTYADLPELLEAVGGNPDRIRRGPSVTVPDDDLLSPVGNPRKIICVGQNYLAHITETGRDQRPAYPDLFAKWATALCAPYADIPLPPESDQVDYESELAIVIGKRCRRIPEAQAATVVFGYTAANDGSVRDFQFHTAQRTAGKAWDALTPLGPVVVPAAHLGGARPDLRLTGRLNGERVQDDRTTNLLFGIPQLVAYITTFMTLEPGDVILTGTPAGVGLAQTPPRYLTDGDEFEVRIEGIGAIRNRCVREHTR
- a CDS encoding enoyl-CoA hydratase-related protein — protein: MSRTAPTGTITAEIRDGVGWIELSNPLRRNAISTQMMTDLAEALYTLDDNPTATVIVIRGAGTSAFAAGADISEFESQQTTTEARDRADSATAAMFDALSTVSTPTIAMIHGYCIGAGVAIALGTDIRIAATGSCFAIPAARLGIGYPLPQVRALLNAAGPGIAAEILFTGRRYDALTALRTGLVNHVVGPAELESTVAELARTIATNAPLSVRAAKAALKSVLDAENSAARTAAQALIAACNDSTDALEGQRAFLEKRPPRFAGG